In Clarias gariepinus isolate MV-2021 ecotype Netherlands chromosome 9, CGAR_prim_01v2, whole genome shotgun sequence, a single window of DNA contains:
- the LOC128529819 gene encoding tumor necrosis factor receptor superfamily member 14-like isoform X2 — MKSEYENNGGCCYLCEPGNHIYIHRTEFTSTKCVPCVDSTYIEDLNSLLICKTCTVCEAGLKVKYACTQTSDTVCEPLEGFYCVHENMGSCIYAVEHTKCKPGQYIKQKGTAVKDAECAVCPDGTYSSGSLQICKQHTKCQDKGLEEITPGTSSADVKCGKNPPVTQKIAPIVLVVVIVLVLAEALISQRRPFFGYQLMRF, encoded by the exons ATGAAGT CTGAATATGAGAATAATGGAGGATGCTGTTACCTGTGTGAACCTG GAAACCACATTTATATACATCGCACTGAATTTACCAGCACAAAATGTGTGCCATGTGTTGACTCAACTTACATTGAAGACCTCAACAGTCTTTTAATATGCAAAACTTGTACAGTGTGTGAGGCAG GATTAAAAGTGAAATATGCCTGTACACAAACTTCAGATACAGTTTGTGAACCACTGGAGGGATTTTATTGTGTTCATGAGAACATGGGCAGCTGCATATACGCTGTAGAACACACAAAATGCAAACCTGGACAATACATAAAGCAGAAAG GAACTGCGGTTAAAGATGCTGAATGTGCAGTCTGTCCAGATGGTACCTACTCCAGTGGTTCCCTTCAAATTTGTAAACAACATACAAA ATGCCAGGATAAAGGTCTTGAAGAAATAACACCAGGAACAAGTTCTGCTGATGTTAAATGTGGAAAAAACCCTCCAGTAACTCAAAAGATTGCACCCATAGTTTTAGTGGTGGTCATCGTTTTGGTTCTAGCTGAAGCACTGATTTCACAGAGAAGACCTTTCTTCGG CTACCAGCTAATGAGGTTTTAA
- the LOC128529819 gene encoding tumor necrosis factor receptor superfamily member 5-like isoform X4, with amino-acid sequence MKSEYENNGGCCYLCEPGLKVKYACTQTSDTVCEPLEGFYCVHENMGSCIYAVEHTKCKPGQYIKQKGTAVKDAECAVCPDGTYSSGSLQICKQHTKCQDKGLEEITPGTSSADVKCGKNPPVTQKIAPIVLVVVIVLVLAEALISQRRPFFGYQLMRF; translated from the exons ATGAAGT CTGAATATGAGAATAATGGAGGATGCTGTTACCTGTGTGAACCTG GATTAAAAGTGAAATATGCCTGTACACAAACTTCAGATACAGTTTGTGAACCACTGGAGGGATTTTATTGTGTTCATGAGAACATGGGCAGCTGCATATACGCTGTAGAACACACAAAATGCAAACCTGGACAATACATAAAGCAGAAAG GAACTGCGGTTAAAGATGCTGAATGTGCAGTCTGTCCAGATGGTACCTACTCCAGTGGTTCCCTTCAAATTTGTAAACAACATACAAA ATGCCAGGATAAAGGTCTTGAAGAAATAACACCAGGAACAAGTTCTGCTGATGTTAAATGTGGAAAAAACCCTCCAGTAACTCAAAAGATTGCACCCATAGTTTTAGTGGTGGTCATCGTTTTGGTTCTAGCTGAAGCACTGATTTCACAGAGAAGACCTTTCTTCGG CTACCAGCTAATGAGGTTTTAA
- the LOC128529819 gene encoding tumor necrosis factor receptor superfamily member 5-like isoform X3: protein MISTLRFTFIIAAIFFLKLELCFCPSGQAEYENNGGCCYLCEPGLKVKYACTQTSDTVCEPLEGFYCVHENMGSCIYAVEHTKCKPGQYIKQKGTAVKDAECAVCPDGTYSSGSLQICKQHTKCQDKGLEEITPGTSSADVKCGKNPPVTQKIAPIVLVVVIVLVLAEALISQRRPFFGYQLMRF, encoded by the exons ATGATTTCTACTTTAAGGTTTACTTTCATTATTGCTGCTATTTTCTTCCTGAAACTTGAACTGTGTTTCTGCCCTTCTGGACAAGCTGAATATGAGAATAATGGAGGATGCTGTTACCTGTGTGAACCTG GATTAAAAGTGAAATATGCCTGTACACAAACTTCAGATACAGTTTGTGAACCACTGGAGGGATTTTATTGTGTTCATGAGAACATGGGCAGCTGCATATACGCTGTAGAACACACAAAATGCAAACCTGGACAATACATAAAGCAGAAAG GAACTGCGGTTAAAGATGCTGAATGTGCAGTCTGTCCAGATGGTACCTACTCCAGTGGTTCCCTTCAAATTTGTAAACAACATACAAA ATGCCAGGATAAAGGTCTTGAAGAAATAACACCAGGAACAAGTTCTGCTGATGTTAAATGTGGAAAAAACCCTCCAGTAACTCAAAAGATTGCACCCATAGTTTTAGTGGTGGTCATCGTTTTGGTTCTAGCTGAAGCACTGATTTCACAGAGAAGACCTTTCTTCGG CTACCAGCTAATGAGGTTTTAA
- the LOC128529819 gene encoding tumor necrosis factor receptor superfamily member 14-like isoform X1: MISTLRFTFIIAAIFFLKLELCFCPSGQAEYENNGGCCYLCEPGNHIYIHRTEFTSTKCVPCVDSTYIEDLNSLLICKTCTVCEAGLKVKYACTQTSDTVCEPLEGFYCVHENMGSCIYAVEHTKCKPGQYIKQKGTAVKDAECAVCPDGTYSSGSLQICKQHTKCQDKGLEEITPGTSSADVKCGKNPPVTQKIAPIVLVVVIVLVLAEALISQRRPFFGYQLMRF; the protein is encoded by the exons ATGATTTCTACTTTAAGGTTTACTTTCATTATTGCTGCTATTTTCTTCCTGAAACTTGAACTGTGTTTCTGCCCTTCTGGACAAGCTGAATATGAGAATAATGGAGGATGCTGTTACCTGTGTGAACCTG GAAACCACATTTATATACATCGCACTGAATTTACCAGCACAAAATGTGTGCCATGTGTTGACTCAACTTACATTGAAGACCTCAACAGTCTTTTAATATGCAAAACTTGTACAGTGTGTGAGGCAG GATTAAAAGTGAAATATGCCTGTACACAAACTTCAGATACAGTTTGTGAACCACTGGAGGGATTTTATTGTGTTCATGAGAACATGGGCAGCTGCATATACGCTGTAGAACACACAAAATGCAAACCTGGACAATACATAAAGCAGAAAG GAACTGCGGTTAAAGATGCTGAATGTGCAGTCTGTCCAGATGGTACCTACTCCAGTGGTTCCCTTCAAATTTGTAAACAACATACAAA ATGCCAGGATAAAGGTCTTGAAGAAATAACACCAGGAACAAGTTCTGCTGATGTTAAATGTGGAAAAAACCCTCCAGTAACTCAAAAGATTGCACCCATAGTTTTAGTGGTGGTCATCGTTTTGGTTCTAGCTGAAGCACTGATTTCACAGAGAAGACCTTTCTTCGG CTACCAGCTAATGAGGTTTTAA